One region of Paralichthys olivaceus isolate ysfri-2021 chromosome 12, ASM2471397v2, whole genome shotgun sequence genomic DNA includes:
- the LOC109636263 gene encoding trichohyalin isoform X12, with translation MAEGSKPASSTPASGSGGAVAPQTNSLKSKGLGLLRKVKVSVELLIALAALLSWVVVGVVMFDFVEYKTVPDIQQIITDPMQAVNDAVDEVSSLLNKFQECAPDLSDPASTAAYVAEEISEAKDGFVRHFSDEDGNFYLSYVDPVVIGRRAFHSTNDFMGGMVGNVRDSLCAFVDTLLDIISGKSKGKIDLGYIDPVVTGRGVFSVINEFICGVEGYIKKVLCAVWDTILDVVKGTTDISFMDPVSVGRNVFSATNDTLSGIATYIQDVLCSIIDSTLDIVKGTTDITFVDPVVIGRNAFSFINDIVSGVAGYIQGALCTFMDVILDTLEDFQQAVGFSPMSVLKTTAEITKEQINMLVSYVSSMLLGDEGIVSEVSIDPMKVVEDAVLEFTDKKDLFVAYMSSMLVGDQGEPVATPVVNVVPEEDETVASPSDITLVRRKGEFLPPMKKVAEIMHAAKDEAAPAQLGGDSKTEEEEEEEEEEEEEAEVPTDAATETDVHEEEDDDVKHDDLEETEHEVPLEDESIIDNDDKDEETEEKDAQEEEEIVEAEGGEKEQDLQAGEDEGEQEDINKMIADTKEEKQEEPKTDEVVEDDDEEKEEEVKTEALEEKEEAKTMDLDDDQEEEAKTEDLEDEEEEEAKTEDLEDEEEEEAKTKLLEEKDEAKTEDLDDDQAEEAKTEDLEDEEEEEEAKTEDLEDEEEEEAKTKLLEKKEEAKTEDLDDDQVEEAKTEDLEDEEEEAKTEHLDDDQAEEAKTEDLEDEEEEEAKTEVVEEEEEVEEEEEPTTLVLEEEGEEEEKAKTDILEEEVEAKSEDLKEDEEEEAKTKVVEEKEEAKTEDLDDDQEEEAITEDLEDDEEEEEAKTEDLDDEEEVEAKTKHLEEKEEAKTEDLDNDQAEEAKTEDLGEEEEAKTEHLDEEEEEAKDEHLEEDEEEEKAKTEHLDEEEVEEKEEPTTLILEEEGEEGEEEEKAKTDILEEEVEAKTEDLVDEEAEIEKETEKEETENKDLHLDEERNEENIEITNTKPDIEGDEASEEEGEEHDKVEAEDEGPKTLSDEGETTTFLPGYDQNVIDEENSESRKGKGQRKHLVLFERIRRVGSRAAHKDEERLHKHDKDLKSTEPEEEKKAKEAKLEETIDKLKEEKPKKEIKSEAKITKKKPEKPEEEGVEMKIPKKEKEVKKPPKEGKKPSKEDKVKKPSKEKKELRKPSKEEEEVKKPPQKEKEAKKLHKKEKEIKTPAKREKGVKKPSKEEKEIKKLHKEVKEETKPLKEEVKKPPKEGKEIKTPPKEEKEGKKPPKLEKEVKKPSKKEKEVKIPPKEEKEFKKPSKEGKEIKKLHKEEKEVKKPRKEEKEVKKPSKEEKEVKKPCKEEKKVKKPSKEEKEIKKPPKEEKEVKKPSKEEKEIKKLHKEEKEVEKPPKEEKEVKIPPKEEKEFKKPSKEEREVKKSPKEEKEVKKPTKEEKEVKKSQKEEEVKKPSKEEKEVKKSPKEEKEVKKTTKEEKDVKKPSKEDQEVKKPSKEEKEVKKSPKEEKEVKKPSIEEKEVKKPPKEEKEVKKSPKEEKEVKKTIKEETEVKKPSKEEKEVKKLPKEEKEVKKPPKEEKEVKKLPKEEKEVKKPSITEKEVKKPRKEEKEVKMPSKDEREMKKPPKEEKEVKTPPKEEKEVKKPPKEEKEVKKPHKVEKEVKKPSKEEKELKKTPKEEKEVKTPPKEEKEVKKPPKEEKEVKKPPKEEKEVKTPPKEEKEVKKPPKEEKEVKKPHKEEKEVKKPSKEEKELKKTPKEEKEVKTPPKEEKEVKKPPKEEKEVKKPPKEEKEVKTPPKEEKEVKKPPKEEKEVKKPHKEEKEVKKPSKEDLEVKKPSKEEKEVKKPPKEEKEVKMPSKDEREMKKPPKEEKEVNKPSKEEREVKKPPKEEKEIKKPSKDEKEVKKPPKEEKEAKKPPKEEREVKMPPKEEKEVKKPPKEEKEAKKPPKEEKEVKMPPKEEKEVKKPPKEEKEAKKPPKEEKEVKKPPKEEKEVKMPPKEDKEVKKPSKEEKEVKTSPKEEKEIKKPSKEEKGVKKPPKEEKEVEKPSKKEKELKTPLKKEIEVEKPPKEKEVKSSMQRKEAKKPSREEKEEIKPSEEAQEIKKSTKAKKEDKDLVKKRDTETDTRRKKAASRIKVVKKEVASVLKKEHLNVTRAAAEPKKTTKVLKAAKRQVVPILKNEHMNVTQSEVPKGKAKPESAKKEVPKEKAKAAPVKKDVAAPKEKAKSVIMKKEQEAVSRNASLVRDRVKIVPMKRGVKLPKEIIRGISAKTAEVSKQKPKPAVTKREPAPLKTKPAPVVKEAEAPHKNVSLTKEKVKVVPLKKVPVTPKEKVKPAPTKKEAAVVKEKKAEPVTPKKEPEAKPVLAKKEAEVVKDKPKAVHEKKAPKTDAEAPKKKVKSLEKKKEPKAPEEKVKPAVKKDGSAGLKDKVKPVRVKKEQEAASRNASLVRERVKIVPMKRGVKLPKEIIRGISAKTAEVSKQKPKPAVTKREPAPLKTKPAPVVKEAEAPHKNVSLTKEKVKVVPLKKVPVTPKEKVKPAPTKKEPEAKPVLAKKEAEVVKEKPKAVHEKKGVKLPKEMIRGISAKTAEVSKQKPKPAVTKREPAPLKTKPAPVVKEAEAPHKNVSLTKEKVKVVPLKKVPVTPKEKVKPAPTKKEPEAKPVLAKKEAEVVKEKPKAVHEKKAPKTDAEAPKKKVKSLEKKKEPKAPEEKVKPAVKKDGSAGLKDKVKPVRVKKEQEKKKPAAVKKAVLKEKITPVKKGKPVEKKAPKEERVLKEIQTPAKKGFSSRETCGEESSQRRGR, from the exons ATGGCTGAAG gaagcaaaCCGGCCTCCTCCACTCCAGCCAGTGGGTCTGGTGGAGCAGTGGCGCCACAGACGAACTCTCTCAAGTCTAAAGGTCTGGGCCTCCTCAGGAAGGTGAAAgtgtctgtggagctgctgatCGCACTGGCCGCTCTGCTGTCCTGGGTGGTTGTAGGGGTGGTGATGTTTGATTTCGTGGAATACAAGACTGTCCCAg acaTTCAGCAAATCATTACGGACCCTATGCAAGCTGTGAACGACGCTGTAGATGAAGTATCCAGTCTGCTCAACAAGTTTCAAG AATGTGCACCTGATTTAAGTGACCCCGCATCTACTGCCGCTTATGTAGCTGAAGAAATATCGGAAGCAAAAGATGGATTCGTTCGACATTTTTCAGATGAGGATG GAAACTTCTACCTCAGCTACGTCGACCCTGTGGTCATCGGACGACGAGCTTTCCATTCAACCAACGACTTCATGGGTGGAATGGTGGGCAACGTCAGGGACTCACTGTGTGCTTTTGTGGACACTTTATTAGATATTATATCGGGTAAATCTAAAG GAAAAATTGACCTTGGCTACATTGACCCTGTGGTCACAGGCAGAGGCGTCTTCAGTGTTATTAATGAGTTCATATGTGGAGTGGAGGGCTACATCAAGAAAGTGCTCTGTGCCGTTTGGGACACTATTCTGGACGTGGTGAAAG GAACCACTGACATCAGCTTCATGGATCCTGTGTCAGTTGGCAGAAATGTCTTCAGCGCGACTAACGACACTTTGAGTGGAATAGCGACCTACATCCAGGACGTACTCTGTTCTATCATAGACAGTACACTGGATATTGTAAAAG GAACCACTGACATTACGTTCGTTGACCCTGTGGTCATTGGCCGGAATGCTTTCAGTTTTATTAATGACATTGTGAGTGGAGTCGCAGGATACATCCAGGGTGCTCTCTGTACATTCATGGATGTAATACTGGACACATTAGAAG ATTTCCAGCAGGCTGTGGGATTCAGTCCCATGTCAGTTCTGAAGACGACAGCAGAAATCACCAAAGAACAGATTAACATGCTCGTGAGCTACGTCTCCTCAATGCTGCTCGGTGATGAAG GGATTGTGTCTGAAGTGTCCATCGACCCCATGAAAGTTGTCGAAGACGCTGTGTTGGAGTTCACAGACAAGAAAGATTTGTTCGTGGCTTACATGTCAAGCATGCTTGTTGGTGATCAAG GTGAACCTGTAGCCACGCCCGTTGTAAATGTAGTACCTGAAGAAg aTGAAACTGTAGCTTCTCCATCTGATATAACTTTGGTGAGAAGAAAAG GAGAATTCCTGCCACCTATGAAAAAAG TTGCAGAGATAATGCACGCTGCCAAAGATGAAGCTGCTCCTGCACAGTTAGGTGGAGACTCaaagactgaggaggaggaggaggaggaggaggaggaggaggaggaggctgaagtTCCCACTGATGCAGCCACTGAGACAGATGTGCACGAGGAAGAGGACGATGATG TGAAACATGACGACCTTGAAGAAACAGAACATGAAGTACCACTGGAAGATGAGTCCATCATTGATAATGATGACAAGGacgaagagacagaggagaaggacgcacaggaggaggaggagattgtTGAGGCGGAAGGTGGAGAAAAGGAGCAGGACTTACAGGCAGGGGAAGATGAAGGAGAGCAAGAGGACATTAATAAAATGATTGCTGACACcaaagaggagaagcaggaggaaccaaaaacagatgaagttgtAGAGGATGACgatgaggagaaggaagaggaagtcAAAACTGAAGCTttggaagaaaaggaggaggccAAAACTATGGACTTGGACGAtgatcaggaggaggaggccaaaaCTGAAGATctagaagatgaggaggaggaggaggccaaaaCTGAAGATttagaagatgaggaggaggaggaggccaaaaCTAAACTTCTGGAAGAAAAGGATGAAGCCAAAACTGAGGATTTGGATGATGATCAGGCGGAGGAGGCCAAAACTGAAGATctagaagatgaggaggaggaggaggaggccaaaaCTGAAGATttagaagatgaggaggaggaggaggccaaaaCTAAACTtctggaaaaaaaggaggaagccAAAACTGAGGATTTGGATGATGATCAGGTGGAGGAGGCCAAAACTGAAGACctagaagatgaggaggaggaggccaaaaCTGAACATCTGGATGATGATCAGGCGGAGGAGGCCAAAACTGAAGATctagaagatgaggaggaggaggaggccaaaaCTGAAGTtgtggaagaagaggaggaggtggaggaagaggaggagcccaCAACCTTAGtattggaggaggagggggaggaggaggagaaggccaaaactgacattttggaggaagaggtggaggccAAATCTGAAGATTTGAAagaagacgaggaagaggaggccaaAACTAAAGTtgtggaggaaaaggaggaagccAAAACTGAGGATTTGGACGAtgatcaggaggaggaggccataACTGAAGATCTagaagatgatgaggaggaggaggaggccaaaaCTGAAGATCtagatgatgaggaggaggtggaggccaaaactaaacatcttgaagaaaaggaggaagccAAAACTGAGGATTTGGACAATGATCAGGCAGAGGAGGCCAAAACTGAAGATctaggagaagaggaggaagccaAAACTGAACatctggatgaggaggaggaggaggccaaagATGAACATttggaagaagatgaggaggaggagaaggccaAAACTGAACatctggatgaggaggaggtggaggaaaaggaggagccCACAACTTTAAtattggaggaggagggggaggagggggaggaggaagagaaggccaaaactgacattttggaggaagaggtggaggccAAAACTGAAGATTTGGTAGATGAGGAggcagaaatagaaaaagagactgaaaaggaggaaactgaaaataaagatcttCATTtggatgaagaaagaaatgaagaaaacattGAAATAACGAACACGAAGCCAGATATAGAAGGTGATGAAGcttcagaggaggaaggagaagaacaTGACAAAGTAGAAGCTGAGGACGAAGGTCCTAAAACTCTGTCGGATGAAGGAGAGACGACCACTTTTCTTCCTGGTTATGACCAAAACGTCATTGACGAAGAAAACAGTGAGAGCAGGAAAGGTAAAGGACAGAGAAAACATCTCGTTCTCTTTGAGAGGATCAGAAGAGTCGGATCCAGAGCAGCTCACAAAGATGAAGAGCGACTCCACAAACATGACAAAG ACCTTAAATCCAcagaacctgaggaggagaaaaaagcaaaggaaGCCAAACTTGAGGAAACCATTGACAAACTAAAAGAAGAAAAGCCAAAGAAGGAGATCAAATCTGAAGCAAAAATAACTAAGAAGAAACCAGAGAAGCCTGAAG AAGAAGGGGTTGAAATGAAGATCCctaaaaaagagaaggaagtcAAGAAACCACCTAAGGAAGGTAAGAAACCATCCAAAGAAGATAAAGTGAAGAAACCttccaaagaaaagaaagaactgaGAAAACCttcaaaagaagaggaagaagtaaAGAAACCACcccaaaaagagaaagaggccaAGAAActacacaaaaaagaaaaggaaatcaaGACACCAGCTAAAAGGGAGAAGGGAGTTAAGAAACCCtctaaagaagagaaagagattaAAAAGCTTCACAAAGAAGTGAAAGAGGAGACAAAGCCTCTCaaggaagaggtgaagaagcCTCCCAAAGAAGGGAAAGAAATCAAGACACCAcctaaagaagagaaggaggggaaGAAACCACCTAAAttagagaaggaggtgaagaaaccatctaaaaaagagaaagaggtgaagatACCACCCAAGGAGGAGAAAGAATTCAAGAAACCATCTAAAGAAGGGAAAGAGATTAAAAAGCTTcataaagaagagaaagaggtgaagaaacCCCgtaaagaagagaaggaggtgaagaaaccatctaaagaagagaaagaggtgaaaaaaCCCtgtaaagaagagaagaaggtaAAGAAACCAtctaaagaagagaaagaaatcaaGAAACCAcctaaagaagagaaggaggtgaaaaaACCAtctaaagaagagaaagagattaaaaagcttcataaagaagagaaagaggtagAGAAACCAcctaaagaagagaaggaggtgaagataCCAcccaaagaggagaaagaattCAAGAAACCATCTAAAGAAGAAAGGGAGGTAAAGAAATCCcctaaagaagagaaggaggtgaaaaaACCAactaaagaagagaaagaagtcaagaaatcacaaaaagaagaggaggtgaagaaaccatctaaagaagagaaggaggtgaagaaatcccccaaagaagagaaggaggtgaaaaaaacaacaaaagaagagaaagatgtAAAGAAACCATCTAAAGAAGATCAAGAAGTAAAGAAACCAtctaaagaagagaaggaggtgaagaaatcccctaaagaagagaaggaggtgaagaaaccatctatagaagagaaagaagtcAAGAAACCAcctaaagaagagaaggaggtgaagaaatcccctaaagaagagaaggaggtgaaaaaaacaattaaagaagagacagaggtaAAGAAACCAtctaaagaagagaaagaagtcaAGAAACTAcctaaagaagagaaggaggtgaagaaaccacctaaagaagagaaagaagtcaAGAAACTAcctaaagaagagaaggaggtgaagaaaccATCCATaacagagaaagaggtgaagaaaccacgtaaagaagagaaagaggtgaagatgCCTTCTAAAGACGAGAGGGAAATGAAGAAACCAcctaaagaagagaaagaggtgaagacgCCTcctaaagaagagaaagaggtaaAGAAACCAcctaaagaagagaaggaggtgaagaaaccACACAAAGtagagaaagaggtgaagaaacCATCCAAAGAAGAGAAGGAGTTAAAGAAAACAcctaaagaagagaaagaggtgaagacgCCTcctaaagaagagaaagaggtcaAGAAACCAcctaaagaagagaaggaggtgaagaaaccacccaaagaagagaaagaggtgaagacgCCTcctaaagaagagaaagaggtaaAGAAACCAcctaaagaagagaaggaggtgaagaaaccacacaaagaagagaaagaggtgaagaaacCATCCAAAGAAGAGAAGGAGTTAAAGAAAACAcctaaagaagagaaagaggtgaagacgCCTcctaaagaagagaaagaggtcaAGAAACCAcctaaagaagagaaggaggtgaagaaaccacccaaagaagagaaagaggtgaagacgCCTcctaaagaagagaaagaggtaaAGAAACCAcctaaagaagagaaggaggtgaagaaaccacacaaagaagagaaagaggtgaagaaacCATCTAAAGAAGATCTAGAAGTAAAGAAACCAtctaaagaagagaaagaggtgaaaaagcctccaaaagaagagaaagaggtgaagatgCCTTCTAAAGACGAGAGGGAAATGAAGAAACCAcctaaagaagagaaagaggtaaATAAACCAtctaaagaagagagagaggtgaagaaacctcctaaagaagagaaagagataaagaaacCATCTAAagatgagaaagaggtgaagaaaccacctaaagaagagaaggaggcaaAAAAACCTCctaaagaagagagagaagtgaagatGCCTcctaaagaagagaaagaagttaAGAAACCAcctaaagaagagaaggaggcaaAGAAGCCCcctaaagaagagaaagaggtgaagatgCCTcctaaagaagagaaagaagttaAGAAACCAcctaaagaagagaaggaggcaaAGAAGCCTCccaaagaagagaaagaggtgaagaaaccacctaaagaagagaaagaggtgaagatgCCTCCTAAAGAAGATAAAGAGGTAAAGAAACCAtctaaagaagagaaagaggtgaagacgTCTcctaaagaagagaaagagataaagaaacCATCCAAAGAAGAGAAGGGGGTGAAGAAGCCTcctaaagaagagaaagaagttgAGAAACCAtctaaaaaagagaaagagttgAAGACGCCTCTTAAAAAAGAGATAGAGGTGGAAAAGCCTCCCAAAGAGAAAGAGGTTAAGTCTTCAATGCAAAGGAAAGAAGCGAAGAAACCCTCtagggaggagaaggaagagattAAGCCATCAGAGGAGGCACAGGAGATCAAGAAATCTACAAAAGcgaaaaaagaagacaaagaccTTGTCaagaaaagagacacagagacag acACCAGACGCAAAAAGGCTGCAAGTAGAATCAAAGTAGTCAAGAAAGAAGTTGCATCTGTGCTGAAGAAGGAACATCTTAATGTTACAAGAGCAG ctgcAGAGCCCAAGAAGACTACAAAGGTGCTGAAAGCTGCTAAAAGGCAGGTCGTTCCAATTCTGAAGAACGAGCATATGAATGTCACACAATCAG AGGTTCCAAAGGGGAAAGCCAAACCAGAGTCTGCAAAGAAAG AAGTTCCAAAGGAAAAAGCCAAAGCAGCTCCTGTCAAAAAAG ATGTTGCTGCTCCAAAAGAAAAGGCCAAATCAGTCATCATGAAAAAAG AACAAGAAGCTGTTTCCAGAAATGCCTCCCTGGTAAGAGACAGAGTCAAGATAGTGCCTATGAAGAGAG gagtCAAGTTACCAAAAGAGATCATCAGAGGAATCTCTGCAAAGACAG ctgaggtTTCAAAACAGAAACCCAAACCAGCTGTAACAAAGAGAG AACCTGCTCCTCTCAAGACAAAACCAGCCccagtggtcaaag aggCAGAAGCACCACACAAAAATGTCTCTCTAACAAAGGAGAAGGTGAAGGTGGTGCCACTGAAGAAAG TGCCTGTAActccaaaagaaaaagtcaaaccaGCACCAACAAAAAAAG aAGCTGCAGTTGTAAAGGAGAAGAAGGCCGAGCCAGTGACTCCCAAAAAAG AACCTGAGGCTAAGCCAGTTCTTGCCAAAAAAG AAGCAGAAGTTGTGAAGGACAAGCCTAAAGCAGTTCATGAGAAAAAAG CTCCTAAAACTGATGCTGAAGCACcaaagaaaaaagtcaaatccctggaaaagaagaaag AGCCCAAAGCACCAGAGGAGAAAGTCAAACCAGCTGTTAAAAAAG ATGGCTCAGCCGGGCTGAAGGACAAGGTCAAACCGGTCCGTGTGAAGAAAG AACAAGAAGCTGCTTCCAGAAATGCCTCCCTGGTAAGAGAGAGAGTCAAGATAGTGCCTATGAAGAGAG gagtCAAGTTACCAAAAGAGATCATCAGAGGAATCTCTGCAAAGACAG ctgaggtTTCAAAACAGAAACCCAAACCAGCTGTAACAAAGAGAG AACCTGCTCCTCTCAAGACAAAACCAGCCccagtggtcaaag aggCAGAAGCACCACACAAAAATGTCTCTCTAACAAAGGAGAAGGTGAAGGTGGTGCCACTGAAGAAAG TGCCAGTAActccaaaagaaaaagtcaaaccaGCACCAACAAAAAAAG aACCTGAGGCTAAGCCGGTTCTTGCCAAAAAAG AAGCAGAAGTTGTGAAGGAGAAGCCTAAAGCAGTTCATGAGAAAAAAG gggtCAAGTTACCAAAAGAGATGATCAGAGGAATCTCTGCAAAGACAG ctgaggtTTCAAAACAGAAACCCAAACCAGCTGTAACAAAGAGAG AACCTGCTCCTCTCAAGACAAAACCAGCCccagtggtcaaag aggCAGAAGCACCACACAAAAATGTCTCTCTAACAAAGGAGAAGGTGAAGGTGGTGCCACTGAAGAAAG TGCCAGTAActccaaaagaaaaagtcaaaccaGCACCAACAAAAAAAG AACCTGAGGCTAAGCCGGTTCTTGCCAAAAAAG AAGCAGAAGTTGTGAAGGAGAAGCCTAAAGCAGTTCATGAGAAGAAAG CTCCTAAAACTGATGCTGAAGCACcaaagaaaaaagtcaaatccctggaaaagaagaaag AGCCCAAAGCACCAGAGGAGAAAGTCAAACCAGCTGTTAAAAAAG ATGGCTCAGCCGGGCTGAAGGACAAGGTCAAACCGGTCCGTGTGAAGAAAG aacaagagaagaagaaacctgCTGCAGTAAAGAAAG CCGTGTTGAAGGAAAAGATCACACCTGTAAAGAAAG GAAAACCAGTTGAGAAGAAGGCACCCAAAG aGGAGCGAGTTCTGAAAGAGATACAGACGCCTGCAAAGAAAGGT ttttcttctagAGAAACCTGTGGAGAAGAAAGCAGCCAAAGAAGAGGCCGTTAA